The following are encoded in a window of bacterium genomic DNA:
- a CDS encoding amidase — protein sequence MKPTRRIVLFISAITAVLLLGMVLQEKGKITLTKDMIAHAEKLFGLQFNEAKRDSMLESLQEQLGNYEAMRKIKLDNSVAPALQFNPIPVGFKIDQDKKSFKPARLDNVIPPPALEDLAYYSVSELAWLIKNKKVTSELLTKMFLDRLRRYGPKLENVITITEGLAIKQARKADAEIAQGKYRGPLHGIPYGVKDLLATVGYKTTWGSVPYKEQLIDEDATVVRRLEEAGAVLVAKLTMGELAWGDVWYGGKTRNPWDTTRGSSGSSAGSASAVSAGLLPFAIGTETWGSIVSPSTECGTSGLRPTYGRVSRYGAMALSWSMDKIGPIARSAEDCALIFNAMYGPDGLDKTLVDAAFNYDASLKISNLRIGYLKSDMDRDSTRKAYYDTTLAVLRKLGAKLTPIQLPQYPVYDMAIILSAEAGAAFDELTRSGKDDQLVRQIKNAWPTVFRASRFIPAVEYIQANRIRTQLIQDMQSLMDTIDVYIAPPFEGDNLILTNLTGHPCVVVPNGFTERNLPTSVCFMGKLFGEAEILALAKQYQDATDYHKRHPGLRF from the coding sequence ATGAAACCGACTCGCCGGATCGTTTTATTTATTTCCGCGATAACCGCTGTGCTTTTGCTTGGTATGGTATTGCAGGAAAAGGGTAAAATAACCCTAACCAAAGATATGATCGCTCACGCCGAGAAACTTTTCGGATTGCAGTTCAACGAGGCCAAGCGTGATTCGATGCTGGAGTCTCTGCAGGAACAGCTGGGTAACTACGAAGCGATGCGAAAAATCAAACTGGATAATTCCGTTGCGCCGGCGTTGCAGTTCAATCCTATCCCCGTCGGATTTAAAATAGATCAGGATAAAAAATCATTCAAACCGGCGCGTTTGGATAACGTGATACCGCCGCCGGCATTGGAGGATCTCGCGTATTATTCGGTCAGTGAGTTGGCGTGGCTTATCAAAAACAAAAAGGTTACGTCTGAATTGTTGACCAAAATGTTTTTAGATCGTTTGCGACGTTACGGGCCCAAACTCGAAAATGTGATTACGATCACCGAAGGATTAGCTATCAAACAAGCACGCAAAGCCGACGCCGAAATTGCTCAAGGCAAATATCGCGGCCCATTGCACGGCATTCCTTACGGCGTCAAAGATCTCCTGGCGACGGTAGGTTATAAGACGACATGGGGCTCTGTACCATATAAAGAGCAACTCATTGACGAAGATGCGACGGTTGTTCGTAGATTGGAAGAAGCGGGAGCGGTACTTGTTGCTAAATTAACTATGGGCGAATTGGCTTGGGGTGATGTGTGGTACGGCGGTAAAACGCGTAATCCTTGGGATACGACACGCGGATCAAGCGGTTCATCGGCCGGCTCCGCGTCGGCGGTTTCAGCCGGATTGCTGCCTTTCGCAATCGGGACTGAAACCTGGGGTTCGATCGTATCTCCTTCGACGGAATGCGGAACGAGCGGTCTGCGACCGACATATGGTCGTGTAAGTCGTTATGGTGCTATGGCACTTAGTTGGTCAATGGATAAGATCGGGCCTATCGCACGTTCAGCGGAAGATTGTGCACTGATATTTAATGCTATGTACGGACCGGACGGTTTGGATAAAACCTTGGTGGATGCGGCATTCAATTACGACGCTTCTTTGAAAATCAGCAATCTGCGTATCGGGTATCTGAAATCGGATATGGATAGAGATTCTACGCGCAAAGCCTATTACGATACGACGCTGGCTGTATTGAGAAAACTGGGTGCAAAATTGACCCCGATCCAGTTGCCGCAATATCCGGTGTATGATATGGCGATCATCTTATCGGCGGAGGCGGGGGCGGCTTTTGACGAACTGACGCGCAGCGGTAAGGATGATCAACTTGTTCGGCAAATAAAAAACGCATGGCCCACTGTGTTTCGTGCTTCACGCTTTATCCCGGCGGTTGAATATATTCAAGCCAATCGCATTCGTACTCAGCTTATTCAAGATATGCAAAGCCTGATGGACACGATAGATGTATATATCGCTCCTCCGTTTGAAGGCGACAACCTGATACTTACCAATTTGACCGGTCATCCGTGTGTGGTCGTACCTAACGGATTTACAGAACGTAATCTTCCAACCAGCGTGTGTTTTATGGGAAAACTTTTCGGTGAAGCTGAAATTTTAGCGTTAGCCAAACAATACCAAGATGCGACGGATTATCATAAGCGGCATCCGGGTTTACGTTTCTAA
- a CDS encoding M20/M25/M40 family metallo-hydrolase, whose protein sequence is MAHTRVIVFICLQFISALAWTSVAQTKNMSADTTRLKHHVMTMSHDSMRGRRAGYEGEQKTASYIENQFQNIGLSPFIGTSYLQPFLLPRGRINASSYVIINEDTLRYLTDFSTYEVPEKRSEIESDMVFLGYGIDGPGKSYDAYGGNDVHGKIVVALQPSLIDRTRLGEPLNYDHMQLASWARTRGARGLVLLENNPGSNKKRFNSASYSEVYRPFSDNFFWISIQNGYAFIQRYFNITQERIEPVMKLTAPVRINTRIDGYWLKSANVIGKLEGTDLANEYIVVTAHYDHIGVGKKINGDSICNGMLDNASGVATMLEAARMLYSSQTKPRRSVLFVATGAEEMGFIGSQYFTDHLPIPQSQIIANINLDITGYYYKSEEPYVTLLGAEYNNMGDFIEDAADESGVRVGSNTIPSFFYRSDAVVFARAGIPSIHIACGLPISEMKSGMEYFMNYYHQTTDELYKAPVSFKIMAGQTETVARSIIKIADHDKRPVITSDLDSEKWMSWREAWGGFRMWVGGLFE, encoded by the coding sequence ATGGCGCATACGAGGGTCATTGTTTTTATATGTCTGCAATTTATATCAGCATTAGCTTGGACATCTGTAGCCCAAACCAAAAACATGTCCGCCGATACGACGCGACTGAAACATCACGTAATGACCATGTCGCACGATAGCATGCGCGGACGCAGAGCCGGTTATGAGGGCGAACAAAAAACAGCATCCTACATTGAAAATCAATTCCAAAACATCGGTTTAAGCCCGTTTATCGGTACGAGCTACTTACAACCGTTTCTTCTGCCGCGCGGGCGCATCAACGCCTCTTCGTATGTTATTATCAATGAGGATACGTTGCGTTATCTTACCGATTTTTCGACCTATGAAGTGCCGGAGAAAAGATCTGAAATCGAGAGTGACATGGTTTTTCTGGGATATGGCATTGATGGGCCCGGAAAATCGTACGATGCATACGGTGGAAATGATGTTCACGGTAAAATCGTCGTTGCGCTCCAGCCGTCACTGATTGATCGTACGCGTCTTGGTGAACCTTTAAATTATGATCACATGCAGTTGGCATCTTGGGCAAGAACCCGTGGTGCACGGGGACTTGTTTTGCTGGAGAACAACCCGGGGTCAAATAAAAAACGATTCAATTCTGCATCGTATTCAGAGGTGTATCGGCCTTTTTCTGATAATTTTTTTTGGATATCTATACAGAACGGATACGCCTTCATTCAACGTTATTTCAACATAACACAAGAACGTATTGAGCCTGTGATGAAGCTTACCGCACCGGTCAGAATTAATACGCGTATAGACGGATACTGGCTTAAAAGCGCCAATGTGATCGGCAAATTAGAAGGTACGGATCTGGCCAACGAATATATCGTCGTAACCGCACACTATGACCATATTGGTGTTGGTAAAAAAATCAACGGGGACTCCATCTGTAATGGTATGTTAGACAATGCGTCCGGAGTGGCGACTATGTTGGAAGCGGCGCGAATGTTGTATTCATCGCAAACAAAACCCCGGCGTAGTGTACTTTTTGTTGCAACCGGCGCAGAGGAAATGGGATTTATCGGATCGCAATATTTTACCGATCATCTGCCGATACCCCAATCCCAAATTATTGCCAATATCAATTTGGACATCACGGGGTATTATTATAAATCCGAAGAACCTTATGTCACTTTACTTGGTGCGGAATACAATAATATGGGTGATTTCATCGAAGATGCGGCCGATGAGTCCGGTGTGCGTGTGGGGTCTAATACGATTCCCTCGTTTTTTTATCGCAGCGATGCGGTAGTATTCGCTAGGGCAGGTATTCCGTCCATCCACATTGCATGCGGTCTTCCGATCAGTGAAATGAAAAGTGGTATGGAATACTTTATGAATTACTACCATCAAACAACGGATGAATTATACAAAGCGCCTGTGAGTTTTAAAATTATGGCCGGTCAAACAGAAACCGTGGCTCGCTCAATCATCAAAATAGCCGATCATGATAAACGACCAGTTATAACTTCGGACTTGGATTCAGAGAAATGGATGAGTTGGCGCGAAGCGTGGGGTGGATTTCGCATGTGGGTTGGCGGATTATTCGAATAA
- a CDS encoding thioredoxin family protein — MKRFLWLSLIAMIFQISLLAQGYNVGDKAIDFRLKNIDGKTVSLADYKDAKGFIVTFTCNHCPYAKAYEERIMALDKKYRPLGYPVIAINPNDPVGYPEDSYENMIARAKEKGYTFPYLVDETQNIARAYGATRTPHMYVLQKTSAGLEVAYIGAIDENTENASAAKNKYVEWAVDALLKGQKPSTTFTKAIGCTIKWKKS, encoded by the coding sequence ATGAAACGTTTTCTTTGGTTATCCCTCATCGCGATGATTTTTCAGATTTCCCTGTTAGCTCAGGGTTATAACGTCGGCGATAAAGCGATAGATTTTCGTCTGAAAAATATAGACGGGAAAACAGTGTCGCTTGCCGATTATAAAGACGCTAAAGGTTTTATCGTTACTTTTACCTGCAATCATTGTCCTTATGCCAAAGCCTATGAGGAACGTATCATGGCGCTGGATAAAAAATACAGACCGCTTGGTTATCCGGTGATTGCGATCAATCCTAATGATCCGGTAGGATATCCTGAAGATTCGTATGAAAATATGATCGCCCGTGCCAAAGAAAAAGGTTATACGTTTCCATACTTGGTAGATGAAACGCAAAACATAGCTCGTGCATATGGCGCAACGCGCACTCCGCACATGTATGTTCTCCAAAAAACATCCGCCGGATTAGAAGTGGCTTATATCGGTGCTATTGATGAAAACACCGAAAACGCATCGGCGGCAAAAAATAAATACGTCGAGTGGGCCGTGGATGCTCTACTCAAAGGCCAAAAGCCGAGTACGACATTCACCAAAGCTATCGGCTGTACGATCAAGTGGAAAAAATCGTAA
- a CDS encoding TlpA family protein disulfide reductase — translation MRRNFLLLWLITCSVMGQVEKVSLPELERRLMLNRDSVLVVNFWATWCSPCIEELPLFDSLYQNAANYKSEKRNVSVMLVSLDFASQLESKVKPFVIKQRLKAPVILLDESDANVYINRMHHDWSGAIPATLLIRPSTGERKLIERKFESYDDLKQSIFHFIERQ, via the coding sequence ATGCGTCGGAATTTTCTTTTACTGTGGTTGATAACTTGTTCTGTAATGGGACAAGTGGAAAAAGTGTCACTGCCTGAACTTGAACGACGATTAATGCTTAATAGGGACAGTGTCCTTGTTGTCAATTTTTGGGCTACGTGGTGCAGTCCTTGTATTGAGGAATTACCGCTGTTTGATTCGTTATACCAAAATGCTGCGAATTATAAATCTGAGAAAAGAAACGTATCGGTTATGTTAGTCAGTTTGGATTTTGCTTCACAACTGGAGTCCAAGGTAAAACCGTTTGTGATCAAACAGCGATTGAAAGCGCCGGTGATTCTTCTGGACGAATCGGATGCCAATGTGTATATCAATCGGATGCACCACGACTGGAGCGGTGCGATACCGGCTACGCTGTTGATTCGCCCTTCCACCGGTGAACGTAAACTCATCGAGCGAAAATTTGAATCCTATGACGATCTAAAACAAAGCATATTTCATTTTATTGAAAGGCAATGA
- a CDS encoding amino acid permease, protein MANSLFRTKSIDKIMREAEEGISDAHTPHLSKTFGVRDLTALGVAAVIGAGIFSTIGAAAYDGGPGVIFLFLITAVTCGFTALCYAEFASRVPVAGSAYTYSYVTFGEVIAWIIGWALILEYAIGNIVVAISWSSYFNNLLEGLGLHLPVWLTVDYQTARNIYQDALRNNLPTDQLVWTMAPSFAGLKVVMNLPACIIVILITILAYVGIKESKNSANLMVALKLLVLFVVIAVGVFYINTDNWTPFMPNDFTGVLKGVSAVFFAYIGFDAISTTAEECSNPKRDLPRGMMYSLIICTIIYVITTLVITGMVNYKEFQGVSDPLAYVFEKIQMEKLGYIISFSAVVAATSVLLVFQIGQPRIWMSMSRDGLLPKKFAEIHPKYHTPGFATIVTGVIVAIPALFIEGGIVTDLTSIGTLFAFVLVCGGVLLLPAKKEQDDNRFHLPYINGKWIVPLLLLVFIYFFSDRIGSAMTHIGNEAYQEVLFLIFMVIAVVMAVLTFVRNYSLIPILGMMCCLYLMIEIPVKSWFVFFIWMAVGLSVYFMYGYKNSHLSESKS, encoded by the coding sequence ATGGCAAATTCGCTTTTCAGGACAAAATCTATTGATAAAATTATGCGCGAAGCCGAGGAGGGTATTTCCGACGCGCATACGCCGCATCTATCCAAAACATTTGGTGTACGGGATCTTACGGCGCTTGGTGTCGCGGCTGTGATTGGCGCCGGTATTTTTTCCACGATCGGTGCAGCCGCGTATGACGGCGGACCCGGCGTGATTTTTTTGTTTTTGATCACGGCTGTGACGTGCGGGTTTACCGCTTTATGTTATGCGGAGTTTGCAAGCCGCGTTCCCGTAGCCGGTAGCGCTTATACTTATTCGTACGTCACATTTGGCGAAGTTATCGCATGGATTATCGGCTGGGCGCTGATACTGGAATACGCCATCGGTAATATCGTCGTGGCGATTTCCTGGAGCAGTTATTTCAATAATCTTCTGGAAGGGCTTGGTTTGCATCTTCCGGTGTGGCTTACGGTGGATTACCAGACGGCACGTAACATTTACCAGGATGCACTTCGGAATAACTTGCCGACCGATCAGTTAGTTTGGACTATGGCTCCGAGTTTTGCGGGTCTGAAAGTAGTGATGAATTTACCGGCTTGTATAATCGTCATTTTAATTACGATTTTGGCTTATGTCGGTATCAAAGAGAGTAAAAACAGTGCCAATCTGATGGTTGCTCTCAAATTGTTGGTGCTATTTGTCGTGATCGCAGTCGGTGTTTTTTATATTAATACGGATAACTGGACACCGTTCATGCCCAATGATTTTACGGGCGTGCTCAAAGGCGTATCCGCCGTGTTTTTTGCATATATCGGTTTTGATGCGATTTCCACTACGGCGGAGGAATGTTCCAATCCCAAACGGGATTTACCGCGCGGTATGATGTATTCGCTGATCATTTGTACGATCATTTATGTGATCACAACATTGGTGATCACGGGTATGGTCAATTACAAAGAATTTCAAGGCGTATCGGATCCGCTCGCGTATGTGTTTGAAAAAATCCAGATGGAAAAACTCGGGTATATTATTTCGTTCAGCGCCGTCGTGGCGGCGACAAGTGTTCTTTTGGTGTTTCAGATCGGCCAGCCGCGCATTTGGATGAGTATGAGTCGTGACGGGCTGCTTCCTAAAAAATTTGCCGAGATTCATCCGAAATACCATACACCCGGCTTTGCAACGATTGTCACCGGCGTGATCGTGGCGATTCCTGCGCTTTTTATCGAAGGCGGCATCGTTACCGACCTGACGAGTATCGGGACACTGTTCGCATTTGTCTTAGTATGCGGCGGCGTATTACTTTTGCCGGCGAAAAAGGAACAGGATGATAACCGTTTCCATTTGCCTTATATCAATGGTAAATGGATTGTGCCTTTGCTGTTGCTGGTTTTTATATATTTCTTTTCCGATCGTATCGGCAGCGCGATGACGCATATCGGCAACGAAGCGTATCAGGAAGTGTTGTTCCTCATTTTTATGGTTATCGCCGTTGTGATGGCGGTGCTTACGTTTGTGCGAAACTATTCTCTCATACCGATACTCGGCATGATGTGTTGTTTATACCTGATGATCGAAATACCCGTCAAAAGCTGGTTTGTCTTTTTTATATGGATGGCTGTAGGGCTTTCGGTGTATTTTATGTACGGTTATAAAAACAGTCACCTTTCGGAGTCCAAATCATAA
- a CDS encoding NAD(P)-binding domain-containing protein — protein sequence MSETILTLIISVSLFALVFIPYLWYTNKKRARFEAKKREAITLGHDKPVAQHPLIDQSRCIGCAACVIACPEHALGMIDGLAELVYPAKCVGHGICAEACPVSGIRIVLDPTKSTTELPLLDESFQSNIPNLFLIGELGGMALIRNAIFQGRSVIEYITENVRNTDSSSTSSDIHDVVIVGAGPAGLSAGLTAKKNGLDYVLLEKETQAGGAILSYPRQKLVMTTSVEIPLYGLLKQRELSKETLLSMWNDIIQKTDLAVRCDEKIVNVNCENKIFTVYTAAGHTYRSRHVVLALGRRGTPKKLQIPGEDLPKVAYQLLETVRYKHSRSLVVGAGDSAIEAALALSKQTGAEVTLINRGGDFYRAKPKNQDRIRDAERDQKIKIYYQSHVLQIDPTSVLIQASNGPVSVENDFVFIFAGGEMPTPFLKQIGIEFIQKSKVIAA from the coding sequence ATGTCGGAAACGATTTTAACGCTTATCATCAGTGTATCACTTTTTGCATTGGTATTTATCCCTTACCTTTGGTACACCAACAAAAAACGAGCGCGTTTCGAAGCCAAAAAAAGGGAAGCTATCACACTGGGGCATGATAAACCGGTAGCCCAGCATCCCTTGATCGATCAATCCCGCTGTATCGGTTGTGCGGCCTGTGTGATCGCCTGCCCCGAACATGCACTGGGCATGATTGATGGTTTGGCGGAACTCGTTTACCCGGCCAAATGTGTCGGCCATGGCATTTGTGCCGAAGCGTGTCCGGTGTCCGGCATTCGTATCGTACTCGATCCGACCAAATCCACCACAGAATTACCTTTGTTAGATGAATCGTTTCAATCCAATATACCTAATCTTTTTTTGATCGGTGAATTAGGCGGTATGGCGCTTATACGAAACGCCATTTTTCAGGGCCGTTCTGTGATCGAATATATTACCGAAAACGTACGAAATACCGATTCTTCATCCACATCGTCCGATATTCACGATGTCGTCATCGTAGGTGCCGGTCCTGCAGGACTCAGTGCAGGACTGACGGCCAAAAAGAACGGATTAGACTATGTGCTTCTCGAAAAAGAAACTCAAGCGGGCGGGGCTATTTTGAGTTATCCGCGTCAAAAACTTGTAATGACGACATCGGTGGAAATTCCGCTTTACGGATTACTCAAACAGCGTGAGTTATCCAAAGAAACTCTGCTCTCCATGTGGAATGACATTATCCAAAAAACCGATTTAGCTGTCCGCTGTGATGAAAAAATAGTGAATGTAAACTGTGAAAATAAAATTTTTACCGTGTACACAGCCGCCGGGCATACATACCGGTCACGCCACGTTGTCTTGGCGCTCGGTCGCCGAGGTACGCCCAAAAAACTACAAATTCCCGGAGAAGATTTGCCAAAAGTGGCATACCAACTTCTTGAAACCGTACGCTACAAACATAGCCGTTCACTGGTCGTGGGGGCAGGCGACAGCGCGATCGAAGCCGCACTTGCTTTATCCAAACAAACCGGGGCCGAAGTCACTTTGATCAATCGCGGTGGAGATTTTTATCGTGCCAAACCTAAAAATCAAGATCGTATCCGTGACGCGGAACGGGATCAGAAAATAAAAATTTATTACCAATCTCATGTTTTACAAATTGATCCGACGTCGGTACTTATTCAGGCATCGAACGGGCCGGTATCGGTAGAAAATGATTTTGTATTTATTTTTGCCGGCGGTGAAATGCCGACTCCGTTCCTTAAACAAATCGGGATCGAATTCATTCAAAAATCCAAGGTGATCGCAGCATGA
- a CDS encoding class III cytochrome C family protein translates to MFLLLKVPHSMMNPGELTEAHAKQEHECFSCHIPFRGVSADKCMSCHRLDHIGVDSLSSVSSILKKTAFHDKLQKNQCIDCHTDHQGRTSTKPRFDHALLTSEMVGQCRTCHASPNSPMHLDSTRACSQCHVTTLWSQVHFAHEKLNGTTREACTPCHLKPNTSLHQSFSNDCGTCHTVNAWTPATFAHESYFRLDGDHQSPCVICHVQDNFQTYTCYGCHEHSKEKIAREHQKEGIRDFQKCVQCHRSANKHDIENKSSNDKNARGEKDHDDD, encoded by the coding sequence ATGTTTCTATTATTAAAGGTTCCTCACAGTATGATGAATCCCGGCGAACTTACGGAAGCCCATGCCAAACAAGAACACGAATGTTTTTCATGCCATATCCCGTTTCGCGGGGTTTCAGCCGACAAATGTATGAGTTGTCATCGCCTTGACCATATCGGTGTGGATTCGCTCAGCTCCGTTTCCTCCATTCTCAAAAAAACCGCTTTCCATGATAAGCTTCAAAAAAATCAATGCATTGATTGTCATACCGACCATCAGGGGCGTACTTCTACCAAACCGCGATTTGATCATGCCTTGCTGACGTCCGAAATGGTCGGACAATGCCGAACCTGCCATGCTTCACCAAATTCACCCATGCACTTGGATTCCACACGAGCTTGTTCCCAATGTCATGTCACGACGCTCTGGAGTCAGGTACACTTTGCACATGAAAAATTGAACGGAACAACACGAGAAGCTTGTACACCATGCCACTTAAAACCGAACACCTCGCTGCATCAATCTTTTTCGAATGATTGCGGGACGTGCCACACCGTCAATGCGTGGACTCCGGCCACATTTGCTCATGAATCGTATTTTAGATTGGACGGCGATCACCAAAGCCCCTGCGTAATATGCCATGTGCAAGATAATTTCCAGACCTATACCTGCTATGGTTGTCATGAGCACTCAAAAGAAAAGATTGCTCGCGAGCATCAGAAGGAAGGTATTCGTGATTTTCAGAAATGCGTTCAATGTCATCGCAGCGCCAATAAACATGACATAGAGAATAAGTCCTCTAACGACAAAAACGCACGTGGAGAGAAAGATCATGATGATGATTAG
- a CDS encoding tetratricopeptide repeat protein, giving the protein MIHHSKQLWVLIAGLGLLGIALWQTNEASDTIPPGVSPSASSFSWQNTPQNSQVNVEFTNDVQELNRYLNRHPDDTEHWIQLGNLLFDNGNFADAVKPYTEALRLQPENPDVRTDLGVCLFNTGMNDEAILQFERALQYAPDHITATFNLGIVHARMGRTQSAVQYWRKTIRLGPDTDMGKKATRALTDAGYKP; this is encoded by the coding sequence ATGATACATCATTCAAAACAACTTTGGGTCCTTATCGCCGGACTGGGGTTACTGGGTATAGCGCTATGGCAAACCAACGAAGCGTCAGACACCATACCGCCTGGAGTATCGCCATCTGCATCATCATTCTCGTGGCAAAATACTCCTCAAAACTCACAGGTGAATGTAGAATTCACAAACGACGTTCAAGAACTCAACCGCTACTTGAATCGTCATCCTGACGATACCGAACATTGGATTCAGTTGGGTAATTTACTGTTTGATAACGGTAATTTTGCAGATGCCGTAAAACCATACACGGAAGCCTTGCGTTTACAACCTGAAAACCCCGACGTCCGAACCGACCTCGGCGTGTGTTTATTTAATACCGGCATGAATGATGAAGCCATTCTGCAGTTTGAACGTGCTTTACAATATGCCCCCGACCACATCACGGCGACATTCAATCTGGGAATAGTGCACGCGCGCATGGGGCGCACTCAGTCCGCTGTGCAATACTGGAGAAAGACAATACGCTTAGGTCCGGATACCGATATGGGAAAAAAAGCAACGCGTGCCCTGACCGATGCGGGATATAAACCATAA